The DNA window ATCAGGATTATTAGGTAGATAGACATTGTTAATATATTTAGAAAAATCATTAGCACTTACAAATTTATTACCTAGTTCATATTGTTCTTGATTATATTTAATATATTCATTATATATAAATCTTTCAGCACCAATAGTCTGACATACTTTTATCTTCTGTGCCACTGTTAGTTTTAATTCTATCTTTAGTGCTTTATACATCTTCTACTACCTTTCATATATTTTTATACTTTAGCACATATTTCTATATAATTTTATTAACTGTTTTTAGCTCCTTAAAAGAACATTCAATATCTATGTAATTACTTATAAATATATCATTATATATATATTAATTCAATAAAAAATAATTATTTTTTCTATCTTTTTAACATTTTAGTTGCAAGTTCTAACATATGAATAGCAGTCCCACTACTGGAAGTCATCATATCATAGATGCCATCTTCTGTTAAAACATAAGCACTTTCTATATCTGGAAGCAAATCTTTTTCAAAATCTTCCTTATCTTTTACCCAGTTATTACTATAGTAATATTTTATAAGTTCATCATAATTTTTAGAATCTTTTTCTAATTTATTTAAGACTTCTTCCAATTCCTCTAATAATTTTGAAGAGTTAGAAAGAATTTTTTCCATTTTTTCTATTCTTTCTTTTTGTTTCATAATATTACCTCACTTTATTTTTTACTTTATTATTTTCTTTGAAATATATAGAAAGAATTTTTTTTAATGATATAATAAAGAAAATTAAATTTGTCTAACTTTTTAGGGTTAGTATATTATTTTTTTGTAACAGTATCTTTATTTATATATATTTAAAGCTTCTTGATATTCTTTTATTATTTCTTCTCTCAATGAAAGAGGCTCTAATATTTCAGCTTCTTTTGAGAAACCTCTAAAATATATCTTTGCTTGTTCTTCTGATGTTTCAAAATAATAAATATCTTTTTCATTTTTTATTAGTTTTGGTCTATATTCAGTAAAAGTTTTTAATAAACTTTCTCCTAAAGTTGTTAATTTAACCTTTATAGTTGTAGCCTTTCCTAAAAATGGGTCATACTTCTTCTTCATACTCTCTATGAATTTTTTATCCCTTTTCTTCATCTTTTCTGGTAATATAGCCACTATTTCCATTTCTTTTAATTTATAATTTTGATAAGAGTTTAGTTTCTCAACATAGCAAAATAAGAAGTTTTCATTTCCTTTATCTTCCCTACGAATAAAGATTGGATCTATATCAATAATTTCAGAAAAATATTTTATTTTCAATTTATTTTCATCTTTTATAGCATCTAATATAGATTTTAACTTATCTTCATAAATAAATAATTCTCTTTGGTACTTAAATTTAGAGCAATATATTTCAAATAATTCTCTAAAATACTCAGCTTCAATTTCAACCTCATTAGATTTTAAAATATCATAATATATCTCTTTATTATTGACATTTAAGTCAAATTGAATAATCTTTTTATGAGTTCTTCCTTGGGCTTGAAGTAATTTTTCTGTTTCAATTTTTCTATTAAACTTTAATTTTTCTAAAATATAATTACAGAATTTATTGTTATTTATTCCAAAGTCTTCTTGGTCTATTTTTATTATATCCCAGACATCTTCGGGAACTGTAACTCTTATCTTTTTCAAAACTTCTCACCTCCACAGAAAAATTTTATAACTCTATTATACAAAAATAACACCTGCTGTAACAAGTGTTATTTTACTTCATTCTCTTTGTTTTTAATCTTTTCACCTAATTAATTATAACATAGAAATTTTTTTTATACAATGCTATAATTATAGTCGCTTCATTTTTATTTTTCTTCCTCCTAATCTCTTTGAAAAAAGGAGGTGAGAGAGTTGAAGAAGTTTTTAATCCTAGTAACCTAGATAGTAGTAATTATATTACTACTATCTAAAAATGTCTATATAATTATTAATCTTTAAAAATTAGTAATTAACATTTTATGTGGGTAGTTTGCTGTAACAAACTACCTGCTTTTTTTACATCACATCAGAGTAAGTTGCTTTCTTTTGGAAGATTTCCATTAAAGTATCTTGTGTCAACTCTTCTTTTTCTTTGCCCTTTATATCTAAAATAATTTCTCCATTATGAAGCATAATTAAACGATTTCCATATCTTATAGCATCTTGTAAATTATGAGTTATCATAAGAGTAGGTATTTCAGATTTTTTTACTATTTCTTCTGTTTTATCCATAATTATTTTTGAAGTTTTAGGGTCTAGGGCAGCAGTATGTTCATCAAGTAATAAAACTTTTGGCTGATTTAAAGTCGCCATTATTAATGCAAGACATTGTCTTTGCCCACCTGATAGATATTGAACTTCTGTATCTAGTAAATTTTCTAGACCTAAATCTAACTCTTTTAATAAACTCATATAATATTCTTTTCTTGAATAATTTAAGCCTAGGCTCAAACCAAATATTTTACCTTTATTATCTGCCATAGATAAATTTTCAAATATAGTCATAGAAGGAGCTGTTCCTAATGCAGGATTTTGATAAACTTTAGATATAAATTCTCCTCTTTTATGTTTAGCTAAGTTATTTATATTTTTTCCATCAACATCAATATAGCCATCATCTAAGTCTATGTTTCCACTAATGGCATTAAGTAGAGTTGTTTTTCCTGCTCCATTACTTCCTATAACTGAGATAAAATCTCCTTGATTTATTTCTAAATTTAGTCCATTAAATATGGCTTTTTCTTCACCTAATGCAGAATAAAATGTCTTTTTAATATTTGATATATTTATCATAGTTATTTTCTCCTTTTATCTTTTTGCTTTTGTATCCACAAAATTACAATTACAATCACAGAAGTAATTAATTTTAAATCACTTGCATCCATACCCATAGATAAAGTTACTGCAATAACTCCTCTGTATAATATTGAACCAATTATCACTATTGTAGTTCCTGCTAACTTTCTCCTTTTTCCAAATAGGGTATCTCCAATTATTATTGAGGCAAGCCCTATAACTATAATTCCTGTTCCCATTCCTACATCAGCAAAACCTTGATATTGTGCAAGTACAGCTCCTGAGAAAGCTACAAAAGCATTTGCTATCATAAGCCCATATATTTTATATTTCTCTTCATTTAAGCCCAAAGACACAATTAAATTTTCATTATCTCCTAATGCTTTTAAAGCAAAACCAAACTTTGTTTTTAACAAATAATCTAAAAGAAATTTACTTATCAAAATTAAAACTACTATAGTTATCATCATTGAATATTCAGTATTAAATATATTATCTTCCTCAAATAATGGTATATTTGACTTTCCCATAACTCTTAAATTTACACTATATAGAGCAGTCATAACCAAAATTCCTGCAAGTAAATCTTTAACTTTTAATTTCACATGGATAAGTCCTGTTACTGCCCCTGCTACTGCTCCTGCAACAAGTGTAACTAACAATGTAAAATATGGATTTACTCCTAAAGTCAGTAACTTTGCTGAAATTGCTGCTCCCAAAGGAAAAGTTCCATCAACTGTCATATCTGGAAAGTTTAATATCCTAAAAGATATATAAACTCCTAAAACCATTATTGCAAATATTAAACTCTGCTCTATTGTAGCCTGTAACATTTTTCTACTCCTTCTACCATTTTCTATTCTTTTAATACTTCACTGCATTTTTTAACTTAGGATTATCAAGTGATATATTATATTTCTTAGCTATTTTTTGATTTACAACCAAAGTTGTTTGTTTTAAAGTTTCTACTGGAATATCTTTAGGATTTTTTCCATTTAAAATATCTATTACTCTTTCTCCTGTTTGATATCCTAATTTTTCATAATCTATACTTTCTGTTGCTAGTGCTCCTTTTTCTACAATATCATTTGTTGAAGCTATAACTGGCACATTCTTTCTATTAGCTTTTTGTATAACTAAACTAGCTGATGAATATACTAAATTATCAGTTGGTATATATAGGACATCTATTTGACTTAATAAAGAATCTATTGCTAAATTAATATCATTTACTGAACTAACACCTTTTTCTACAACAGTAAGTCCTTTTGCTTTTGCAATTCCTTTAAATTTTTCTAGTAATAGTAATGAATTTTGTTCACTAGGATTATATAGAAATCCTACTTTCTTTGCATTTGGAAGTAGAGTTTTAATAAGCTCTGCCTGTTTATCCAAAGGTGCCATATCAGAAGTCCCTGTTATATTATTCCCTTTTAATCCTGCACTAGCTCCATCTGTTACTGCTGTATAAACTATTGGTATAGTCTTTGTTGCATTAAGTGCAGCTTGGGCACTTGGAGTTGATATTGCAATTATTACATCTTTTTTAGATGAGGCATAAGATTTAGCAATCAGTTGTGCTGTTCCAAAATCTCCCTGTGCTGATTGGTATTCTATTTTTATATTTTTTCCTTTTCCCTTTTCTTTTAAAGCTTTTTCTACACCTTTTCTTGCAGCATCTAATGAAGGGTGTTCAACTATTTGAGTAATTCCTACTTTAATTTCTTTTTCAGCTGCCACTGATAAAGTTGTTAAACCTAACATCAATCCTAATATAGTTAATAATTTCTTCATCTTTTTTCCTCCTGCTTTATTTATTGCAAGCATTTTAACACAGTTGACATAGAAAATGTAGATAACAATTAAAAAATATATTTGTTCTATTTTAAAAATATATTTCCTTTATTTTCAATATTTTTATTAAAATTATTTTTGAAAGTTTGTAGGTACTTAACTGAAAGAATGAGTAAAAGTTTGTTAGAAAAGAAAAAATAAGTAAATTTTCAGTAAAATTTGGTAAAAAGTATAGAGTACTATATGTGTGTACAAGAAAAAGAAAGAAAAAAATAAAAAAAGTAAAATTATATAAAAAATAGGTAAAATTAAATTGTTATACTAAGCATATGAAGAAAGTTAAAGGAGTGATACTTATGTTACCATTAGTTATTCAGTTAGGTAGTCTTATT is part of the Fusobacterium nucleatum genome and encodes:
- a CDS encoding DUF4298 domain-containing protein is translated as MKQKERIEKMEKILSNSSKLLEELEEVLNKLEKDSKNYDELIKYYYSNNWVKDKEDFEKDLLPDIESAYVLTEDGIYDMMTSSSGTAIHMLELATKMLKR
- a CDS encoding WYL domain-containing protein; translation: MKKIRVTVPEDVWDIIKIDQEDFGINNNKFCNYILEKLKFNRKIETEKLLQAQGRTHKKIIQFDLNVNNKEIYYDILKSNEVEIEAEYFRELFEIYCSKFKYQRELFIYEDKLKSILDAIKDENKLKIKYFSEIIDIDPIFIRREDKGNENFLFCYVEKLNSYQNYKLKEMEIVAILPEKMKKRDKKFIESMKKKYDPFLGKATTIKVKLTTLGESLLKTFTEYRPKLIKNEKDIYYFETSEEQAKIYFRGFSKEAEILEPLSLREEIIKEYQEALNIYK
- a CDS encoding ABC transporter ATP-binding protein gives rise to the protein MINISNIKKTFYSALGEEKAIFNGLNLEINQGDFISVIGSNGAGKTTLLNAISGNIDLDDGYIDVDGKNINNLAKHKRGEFISKVYQNPALGTAPSMTIFENLSMADNKGKIFGLSLGLNYSRKEYYMSLLKELDLGLENLLDTEVQYLSGGQRQCLALIMATLNQPKVLLLDEHTAALDPKTSKIIMDKTEEIVKKSEIPTLMITHNLQDAIRYGNRLIMLHNGEIILDIKGKEKEELTQDTLMEIFQKKATYSDVM
- a CDS encoding ABC transporter permease; its protein translation is MLQATIEQSLIFAIMVLGVYISFRILNFPDMTVDGTFPLGAAISAKLLTLGVNPYFTLLVTLVAGAVAGAVTGLIHVKLKVKDLLAGILVMTALYSVNLRVMGKSNIPLFEEDNIFNTEYSMMITIVVLILISKFLLDYLLKTKFGFALKALGDNENLIVSLGLNEEKYKIYGLMIANAFVAFSGAVLAQYQGFADVGMGTGIIVIGLASIIIGDTLFGKRRKLAGTTIVIIGSILYRGVIAVTLSMGMDASDLKLITSVIVIVILWIQKQKDKRRK
- a CDS encoding ABC transporter substrate-binding protein, whose translation is MKKLLTILGLMLGLTTLSVAAEKEIKVGITQIVEHPSLDAARKGVEKALKEKGKGKNIKIEYQSAQGDFGTAQLIAKSYASSKKDVIIAISTPSAQAALNATKTIPIVYTAVTDGASAGLKGNNITGTSDMAPLDKQAELIKTLLPNAKKVGFLYNPSEQNSLLLLEKFKGIAKAKGLTVVEKGVSSVNDINLAIDSLLSQIDVLYIPTDNLVYSSASLVIQKANRKNVPVIASTNDIVEKGALATESIDYEKLGYQTGERVIDILNGKNPKDIPVETLKQTTLVVNQKIAKKYNISLDNPKLKNAVKY